Proteins encoded in a region of the Streptomyces akebiae genome:
- a CDS encoding AMP-dependent synthetase/ligase: MGNFGIAPPTGPVMTGGLADPLFETANHDPALPQLARRDSTSPGTWTRVSAAEARDEVADLAKGLIASGIRPGNRVAVMARTRYEWTVLAVALWAVGAEIVPVCPTSSRDQIEWILRDAACVGVVVEDELGVMTVGSVCAKLPLLRYVWQLDTESLPQLVEAGRDVPDATVDSLRRIVMPDSTAVIAYTSGTTGRPRGCALSHRSLASPCDALLAGWRQTAAAPGEQPAILAFLPFSHVYGLMIQGMCLRGGLLLAHEPEFNEEALSAALRSFRPTFLFGVPYLFERIYKNFLRKAQQAGRGPLFERAVRAAQDHALAVERQRLDTGPGPAMDLKLQHAFYEKTVYRRLRAALGGRVRGGCSGGSPLNRDLTLFYAGIGILIHDGYGLTETAGGITAQPVGREKFGTVGRPLPGTEIRVARDGEILVNGPSVFQGYVNDEAGTRAALQDGWLATGDIGRLDSEGYLSITGRKKEIIITSGGKGVAPAPLEEQLRTHPLIHQAVVVGDNRPCVGALLTLDPEFLAHWRGSLSAPGELLGREAREENALRQEVLRAIAAANSTVSRAESIRVYRILPEPFDLANGMLTPSMKLRRDTIVQRYEAEIEAMYATSARTARRTLSEEVAGWDDSDPDDVFRRARH; this comes from the coding sequence ATGGGCAACTTCGGCATCGCTCCACCGACGGGCCCGGTCATGACCGGAGGGCTGGCCGATCCACTGTTCGAGACGGCGAACCACGATCCCGCGCTGCCGCAGCTCGCGCGCCGTGACAGCACCTCCCCCGGCACCTGGACGCGGGTGAGCGCGGCCGAGGCACGGGACGAAGTCGCCGATCTGGCCAAGGGGTTGATCGCGTCCGGGATCCGCCCGGGCAACCGGGTGGCCGTGATGGCGCGGACCCGTTACGAGTGGACGGTGCTCGCCGTCGCGCTGTGGGCCGTGGGCGCCGAGATCGTGCCGGTCTGTCCGACGTCGTCGCGCGACCAGATCGAGTGGATCCTGCGGGACGCGGCCTGTGTGGGCGTGGTCGTCGAGGACGAGCTGGGTGTGATGACCGTCGGCTCGGTGTGCGCCAAGCTGCCGCTGCTGCGGTACGTCTGGCAACTGGACACCGAGTCCCTGCCACAGCTGGTGGAGGCGGGCCGGGACGTACCGGACGCGACGGTGGACTCGCTGCGCCGTATCGTCATGCCGGACTCCACCGCCGTGATCGCGTACACCTCGGGCACGACCGGCCGGCCCCGGGGCTGCGCGCTCTCCCACCGCAGCCTCGCCAGCCCCTGTGACGCCCTGCTCGCCGGCTGGCGGCAGACGGCGGCGGCGCCCGGTGAACAGCCGGCGATCCTGGCCTTCCTGCCGTTCTCGCACGTCTACGGTCTGATGATCCAGGGGATGTGTCTGCGCGGCGGGCTGCTCCTCGCGCACGAGCCCGAGTTCAACGAGGAGGCGCTGTCCGCCGCACTGCGGTCGTTCCGTCCGACGTTCCTCTTCGGGGTCCCGTACCTCTTCGAGAGGATCTACAAGAACTTCCTGCGCAAGGCCCAACAGGCGGGCCGCGGACCGCTGTTCGAACGGGCGGTGCGCGCCGCCCAGGACCACGCCCTCGCCGTCGAGCGGCAGCGGCTGGACACGGGTCCCGGACCGGCGATGGATCTCAAGCTGCAACACGCCTTCTACGAGAAGACGGTGTACCGCAGGCTGCGCGCGGCGCTGGGCGGCCGGGTGCGCGGCGGCTGTTCGGGAGGTTCCCCCCTCAACCGCGACCTGACGCTGTTCTACGCGGGCATCGGCATCCTCATCCATGACGGGTACGGCCTGACCGAGACCGCCGGCGGCATCACCGCCCAGCCGGTGGGCCGGGAGAAGTTCGGCACCGTGGGCCGTCCGCTGCCGGGCACCGAGATCCGGGTGGCGCGGGACGGGGAGATCCTGGTCAACGGACCTTCGGTGTTCCAGGGGTACGTCAACGACGAGGCGGGCACCCGGGCCGCGCTCCAGGACGGCTGGCTGGCCACGGGGGACATCGGGCGGCTGGACTCCGAGGGCTATCTGTCGATCACGGGCCGCAAGAAGGAGATCATCATCACCAGCGGGGGCAAAGGGGTGGCCCCCGCGCCGCTGGAGGAGCAGCTCCGGACCCATCCGCTGATCCACCAGGCGGTCGTCGTGGGTGACAACCGGCCCTGTGTGGGGGCCCTGCTCACGCTGGACCCCGAGTTCCTCGCGCACTGGCGGGGGTCGTTGTCAGCGCCGGGTGAGCTGCTGGGGCGGGAGGCGCGGGAGGAGAACGCGCTGCGGCAGGAGGTGCTGCGGGCGATCGCCGCGGCCAACAGCACGGTGTCGCGCGCGGAGTCGATCCGCGTCTACCGCATCCTGCCCGAGCCCTTCGACCTCGCCAACGGGATGCTGACCCCGTCGATGAAGCTGCGCCGGGACACCATCGTGCAGCGGTACGAGGCCGAGATCGAGGCGATGTACGCGACCTCGGCGCGTACCGCCCGCCGCACCCTCTCGGAGGAGGTCGCGGGCTGGGACGACTCGGACCCCGACGACGTGTTCCGGCGCGCCCGGCACTGA